In the genome of Rhizobium sp. CC-YZS058, one region contains:
- a CDS encoding isoprenylcysteine carboxyl methyltransferase family protein encodes MMSGSVLLLLAVTAERLGELILARRNTAALKARGAVEVAAGHYPLIVLLHTLWLAGLWLLAHDAPLSLGWLSVFGLLQILRFWTLFTLGRRWTTRIIVLPGETLVAKGPYRFLRHPNYVVVIGELAVLPLCFGMPLYALLFSALNAAILTIRIKAENSALAGSLRAKSP; translated from the coding sequence ATGATGAGCGGGTCGGTACTGCTGCTTCTGGCAGTGACGGCCGAGCGGCTCGGCGAGCTCATCCTGGCACGCCGCAACACCGCGGCGTTGAAGGCAAGGGGCGCCGTCGAGGTTGCGGCCGGGCACTATCCGCTGATCGTCCTTCTCCATACGCTGTGGCTAGCCGGCCTGTGGCTTCTGGCGCATGATGCGCCCCTCTCGCTCGGCTGGCTCTCGGTCTTCGGTCTTCTCCAGATCCTGCGCTTCTGGACCCTCTTCACGCTCGGCCGGCGCTGGACGACGCGCATCATCGTTCTTCCCGGCGAAACCCTGGTCGCCAAGGGACCCTACCGCTTCCTGCGGCACCCGAACTATGTGGTGGTGATCGGCGAACTCGCCGTCCTGCCGCTCTGCTTCGGCATGCCGCTTTACGCACTGTTGTTTTCCGCGCTCAACGCGGCGATACTGACGATACGCATCAAGGCAGAAAATTCCGCGCTTGCAGGATCGCTCCGTGCCAAGTCGCCCTGA
- a CDS encoding DHA2 family efflux MFS transporter permease subunit, producing MGFLAMCIGMFMAILDIQVVATSLPTIQAALDIDPEQMSWIQTAYLIAEVVAIPLTGFLTRVLTMRWLFVVSLSLFVIASVGCAASSSFGALVGWRVLQGFSGGTLIPSVFSAVFLLFPERRQALATTLAGVLAVLAPTVGPIVGGWLTERYSWHWLFLINVLPGLIAALVAARTLPREAMALSKARQIDLLGLVMMAAALVSLELGLKAAPTNGWLSATSAGLFALSVATALIFILRSLRRPKPLVDLRHFQDRNFLVGSTLSFVLGIGLFGSVYLMPVFLAFVRGHNALEIGMTMLVTGVAQLCTAPVAVALEKRIDARLLAAFGFALFALGLALSAWQDPRTDYDQMVWPQVIRGVAIMFCLLPPTRLALGSIAPERVPDASGLFNLMRNLGGAIGIALIDTIIYTRSEPLMHALTARLQEGDLDTARFIGAPIDAITGQAGPLSPDLASRLDPLIQTAATVEALNEAWMVVATLTALALLCLPFARQPAPAAS from the coding sequence ATGGGCTTCCTTGCCATGTGCATCGGCATGTTCATGGCGATCCTCGACATCCAGGTGGTCGCGACCTCGCTGCCGACCATCCAGGCGGCGCTCGATATCGATCCCGAGCAGATGAGCTGGATCCAGACGGCCTATCTGATCGCCGAGGTCGTCGCGATCCCCCTGACCGGCTTTCTGACGCGCGTGCTCACCATGCGCTGGCTCTTCGTCGTCTCGCTCAGCCTCTTCGTGATCGCTTCGGTCGGCTGCGCGGCGAGCTCGAGCTTCGGCGCGCTCGTCGGCTGGCGGGTCCTGCAGGGGTTTTCCGGCGGAACGCTGATTCCCTCCGTCTTCTCTGCCGTCTTCCTGCTCTTTCCCGAGCGCCGGCAGGCCTTGGCGACCACGCTTGCCGGCGTGCTGGCCGTGCTTGCGCCCACTGTCGGGCCGATCGTCGGCGGCTGGCTCACCGAGCGCTACTCCTGGCACTGGCTGTTTCTCATCAATGTCCTGCCCGGCCTCATCGCCGCCCTGGTGGCGGCCCGCACGCTGCCGCGCGAGGCAATGGCACTTTCGAAGGCGAGGCAGATCGACCTTCTTGGCCTGGTGATGATGGCTGCGGCCCTCGTTTCGCTGGAACTCGGCCTGAAGGCCGCGCCGACCAACGGATGGCTGTCGGCGACGAGCGCCGGCCTCTTTGCGCTTTCGGTCGCCACGGCCCTGATCTTCATCCTCAGGTCCCTGCGCCGACCGAAACCCTTGGTCGACCTGCGCCACTTTCAGGACCGGAACTTCCTGGTCGGATCGACCTTGAGCTTCGTGCTTGGCATCGGGCTGTTCGGCTCGGTCTATCTCATGCCGGTCTTCCTGGCTTTCGTGCGAGGGCACAACGCGCTTGAGATCGGCATGACCATGCTCGTCACCGGGGTCGCGCAGCTCTGCACCGCACCGGTTGCCGTCGCGCTTGAAAAGCGGATCGACGCGCGCCTGCTGGCCGCCTTCGGTTTTGCGCTGTTCGCGCTTGGGCTGGCGCTCAGCGCCTGGCAGGATCCGCGCACGGATTACGACCAGATGGTCTGGCCGCAGGTGATCCGCGGCGTGGCGATCATGTTCTGCCTTCTGCCGCCGACCCGGCTGGCGCTGGGCAGCATCGCGCCCGAGCGTGTGCCGGATGCGAGCGGCCTCTTCAACCTGATGCGCAACCTGGGCGGGGCGATCGGCATCGCGCTGATCGACACGATCATCTACACCCGCTCCGAACCGCTGATGCACGCGCTGACGGCCCGTCTCCAGGAGGGCGATCTCGACACGGCCCGCTTCATCGGCGCGCCGATCGACGCCATCACCGGCCAAGCCGGCCCTCTCTCTCCAGACCTCGCATCCCGGCTCGACCCCCTGATCCAGACCGCGGCGACCGTCGAGGCTCTCAACGAGGCCTGGATGGTCGTCGCGACCCTCACCGCGCTGGCCCTCCTCTGCCTCCCCTTCGCGCGCCAGCCAGCGCCGGCAGCGTCGTGA